tcaaaatacaaacaattttGATCCCacaattttgtttaatatttaatttgacctagttttgtttcttactttgTAATCAACTAATTTATTTCTTGATAGTACTTTAAATGAATACGATAGGTTTAAggtttaattaaacaaaaaaaaaagaaattaaacataggaaaattggaaatttaatcaaattgtatttttttaaaaaaaagagaattaaatgtttttattttgaaattaaaggactaaaattttgcataatttttaaaataagataaccaaatatcttaattttaaaatgaaagaattaaaattacaaattaaacaaaatatgggaaattgaaatagaattacatttaagctttttttttatctttctatgaGCTCAATTTtttatctcatatttttttttcttctttcttatttgcatgaatttctctctctctctctctatattttttgtatgactattttttttcatctatcatattatttacataatgtAATTGGTGAAAAAGACACAAATCAGATTATCAAACTTGAGAGTTTACATAAATTCGTAAGATTTTCATAGACTTGATTCATGAACTCAACTCATAAATTCGTAAGAGtccacttcatataaaaataataataaaatatctacaaataacatattaattaaacatttcaacaatataataaaacaaaatagtaaatcataaatttcataatacttAAATCATTCTCATCGAAGGTTTAATGTTATTAGAtgtgagaatttttttattcgaaACAACACACTAAATAAAGGTATGTTGAGCACTAAACagacataaaataattaaaaatgacatacattttaatctaattttttcaACTTACTGGCTCGTTGACTAGGAggtaaactcgagagtttaccgagtttatttagaatttataaAGTTTACCTagaatttactaaaaaaaaaatttatatacgaGTTAACTCAGAGAGGATAAATAGATTTctaaacttataaaaattaacgaATTAACTAGAGTTTCATGACCATGAATGTAACTAATAGAACTTACAATCAAACAAGACCTTGTTGGGTAAAATTCATGTCTTTCCattatagcatttttttttgttggaaaaaggAGGGGAAAACAAAAACTATTACATTTGTGATTTATATGTTGAATTATAACTATTTTGGTTTTTGCTGGTTGAAAAGATGCTTTTCTATTCAACtagtttgaaattcaaaatgttaGTGGTAATAAATTAAGTGGGGGCGAATATGTGATTCCCTTACCCTtgggttaaaacttaaaaatgtcTACCTTGTAAAAACGTTAACCCAAAATCCAAAAGTGTATCCCCTCGGGCTCGTTATGGAAAATTTTGTCTGGTACTTGAGTATTTAATGATCTGTGTTTGTTCCTTTATAAGGATCTTCAGAAAATGTTGATCATTTGAAGCAGCTCATGAAAAAGTAAGCCAGGTTGTATCATCATTTTTTACCTGCTGGCAAAGGTATTAGTGATGCATGACTTTGCTGGTCCTAAAAGGACACTTCGTAGAATGCGTAAACATGGCCAAAGCAAGTGTTCAGTTGGGTGGTAGTGGGAAAACAAATCACAAGTTCACTCAATGCAATACATTTtactagtttttctttttatcgataaatattaattttattagcaaatccatgatttttattttattttctcttctctcttatatttatatatcatccGACCCACCCTATTTCTCCTCAATACCTTTTTTTAGTTAACTATATATATCTAACGCACAAATGAAATATGATGAACAAGTTATCTGCCATTAGTTTAATTAACTGACAACTAAACGACCGTCGAATTACTATAGTAAAGAAAACACTCGAATTAACCAAACTGCATTTCCATCCATCTtcatttataaactaaaatatctttcattgcTTTGgagatatataataatatttgagaAAGAACCTTTGGTAATTATATCCAAGCCTTTTTTGTTCCCTTGAACAGtttgaaaaatatatgaaaaaccgTACCACATTCAAAAAACAAGAGCAGAAAAATGAATATACCATATAGCTTCTTCAATAACTAATTTATCTTGAATTTAACATAGTTTATGGCTCAATTAATTGTGGAAATGCAAGACATAGAAATTAACTAACGCGTGTGTGGCACAGAAACTGAAGAGCGTTCACCTGCATTTGCAAACAGCTTATGTAACTCTCTAGCTCTGAAACCATTTGTTCATCATCACACATCTCTTCTCCTCCGGGTATCAACCTTCTCAGCTTCTTCCACTGGTTGCTGATGTCCTCATCCTCCTTATCATCATCTTCTCTGGCTAAATCCCTTTTCATTTCTGACATGTCCTTGCACTTAGACTTTGAGCTAGGGTTTGAAGAGAAATATTCCATTGGGAGTACAACTTCATTTTTGTCATAAGCAttctttgatgatgaacctTCACCAGCCTCATCATTTTCAAGAAAGCTAGTGCTTTTAGCTGCATTGACATGAACGTCATCGCTTTGAAGCTTATCTTTAAGGCCGTTACTCCATGCAAATCCTTGTGCTGACAACACCATTGCCATGTCCACTTCATACTTGACAGCATTGTTAATATCATCACAATGCCTTCTATCTTCTTCCACAGAACTCTTTTCCTTTATCTTCACCAACGCTGGAACCAAATGATTCAAATAATTCCTAGTAAATATAGATTGCACTATTTGGTTCGGTTCCACGGAGTATACACGTCTGCGTTTAGCTACTTGCCCTTCCATTTGATCAAGGAATGAATTTGGACAACAA
This region of Glycine soja cultivar W05 chromosome 17, ASM419377v2, whole genome shotgun sequence genomic DNA includes:
- the LOC114392853 gene encoding transcription factor bHLH146-like; translation: MEGQVAKRRRVYSVEPNQIVQSIFTRNYLNHLVPALVKIKEKSSVEEDRRHCDDINNAVKYEVDMAMVLSAQGFAWSNGLKDKLQSDDVHVNAAKSTSFLENDEAGEGSSSKNAYDKNEVVLPMEYFSSNPSSKSKCKDMSEMKRDLAREDDDKEDEDISNQWKKLRRLIPGGEEMCDDEQMVSELESYISCLQMQVNALQFLCHTRVS